The Vibrio aphrogenes genomic interval GCTAAAATGGAAACCAAAGTAATGGATCATGGCGTTCGTTCATTTGGGGCGAGTAAAAAATAAAAAGGTTAATAATTATAGCCCCCGTAATGGGGGCTTTCTTTTATTGTTTTAAATATCAATTCTCAATTATCTTCAGTAGCTGCTGCTACACCACCAATAACTGCTGCTATGGTAAAGCCTGCGGCAGTGATAGTCCCAACAGGTCCAAATACAGGGGCTGCGACAATAACGCTGACAACGGCAGTCGTTCCTTGAATCGCTCTGGCGAGTTTCATTGAATAATTCATCGGTTTTCTCCTCTAATCTATAAACTTACATGTGACCTAATTCAGCTAATGATGACGTGTCTTTTCCTATGATGATGTGGTCGAGCATACGTACGTCAATCAACTCTAATGCTTCCTTTAATCGTTGGGTGATGTGTATATCTGCTTGTGATGGCGTAGATTGCCCTGAAGGGTGGTTGTGAGTGGCGATGATTGCGGATGCATTAAGTTGCAGTGCAAGTTTAGCGACTTCTCTGGGATAGACAGAAGCTGCATTAACGGTGCCTTTGAACATGATGTCAAAGCTAATCAATTGATGTTGGTTGTTTAAGAACATCACACCAAAGACTTCTTGCTCGTAAGGTGTGAGCTTAAATTGTAGGAAGGCTTTAACCTTTTGTGGCGCAGTATAAACATCACCGGTTAAATAAATGCTTTCTACTATTTCAGCCGCTTGTTCGAGTACTTGCAGTTGTGACTGGGTGATGGATTGAGTGGGATAATGATGAGTAGACATGTCTATTTTCTCCTTGAAGCAATGATTCATCAAGGAGGTGATATATGAGTGTGATCTTTTTATCTTGATGGGGCGCGGATACAGCAACGGCTCTTATAAAAAATACAACCAGAGGCATTCCTTTGAGCCATTAATTTAAAGGAGCCTCATCATGCAATTCATTCGATTAAAAGAAGTCATTACATTAACGAGTTTAAGCCGTTCTAGCATTTATAAATTCATGAATGAAGATCAATTTCCAAAATCAGTTTCATTAGGCGACCGTGCGGTGGCTTGGATTAAGGAAGAGGTTGAGGAGTGGATTGAAATGAAAATAGCGCAACGTCAGTAAATAAGGTGATCTTTATCACGTATTTGTTATTAATTGGTAGGTTTGCAAATACCGCAAAGCTAATCCGTACACTGGCTCTGTCAATCAAATGATGGAGAACGTTATGAATAATACCCATATATACGATTCAGATATAAACCCTGTTTTAGAAAAAGCCACCAGTGAAGATTTAGCCCCTTTAGTGGGCTATATCGAAAAGAAATTTTCACAGGATTTAACTTATTCAGAAGCCTATAAAGCGCATAGCCCTGAGCATACTCAATACTTTGATTTAATTGCCAAGGAAATCCGTGATATGGGCGGTAATTCCTTTGCCAACCTTAAGCGTGGAGAAGGGCCAAGTTATAGTGAGATTGTTTATGATGTGGGTAAGAAGCTCAAAGCATCAGTCATCAAAGGGGCGAGAATTGAAGACAATGAAGCCGCGATTTTGGAAGCAATTTTAAAAAAAGCCTTTGAGCAAATGAGTGAAGCCGAAAAAGCGGAGCTTTTTGAAAGTTTAGATAGCTCTGGAGGTTTATCTAAAGGTGCGATGACGAGCGCAGCATTAATCACCTTATTTCGTTCAGGAGGGTTTTACTCTTATCAACTCACGCTCATTATTGCGAATCAAATAGCTAAAATCATCTTAGGTCGAGGGCTGATGTTTGCCACCAATACCACTATAGTGAGGACCGCTTCTACTTTAGCTGGCCCTGTTGGTTGGGCTATTACTGGGGTATGGACTGCGGTTGATTTAGCCGGTCCTGCTTTTAGTGTCACTATCCCTTGTGTGGTTCATATCGCAATGTTGAGAAAGTCACAACAAGCCGTGTACTGCTCATCATGTAACACCATGTTGATTAATGATAACGTCAAGTTCTGCCCCGAATGTGGAACAAAGCAATAGGAAAATCGACCTCAGTGTTTGGCGTATCGGATTAAAAATGTATACCTATATATCCTTGATATGAATGAACCCACCAGCCCCAACGCTGGTGGTTTTTCTTTTTTCTTGAGGATAGCATCATGAATAAAACTCCCCTTAATATTGTTTCACCACCTTTTGTCGATATGGATCCAGAGGTTAGGCGCTATCTTAATGCGTGCTTGACGGACCATTTAAAAGTGCACGACTTAAGCCTGAGACTAGAAGGTGCAACCAGCCTCTACTTTAAATTCAATGACACGTCATACTGCGCTCTGGATGGAGGGCACCGCCCAACAGAATACTTAATCAAGCGAGATAA includes:
- a CDS encoding ubiquinol-cytochrome C chaperone family protein, encoding MNNTHIYDSDINPVLEKATSEDLAPLVGYIEKKFSQDLTYSEAYKAHSPEHTQYFDLIAKEIRDMGGNSFANLKRGEGPSYSEIVYDVGKKLKASVIKGARIEDNEAAILEAILKKAFEQMSEAEKAELFESLDSSGGLSKGAMTSAALITLFRSGGFYSYQLTLIIANQIAKIILGRGLMFATNTTIVRTASTLAGPVGWAITGVWTAVDLAGPAFSVTIPCVVHIAMLRKSQQAVYCSSCNTMLINDNVKFCPECGTKQ
- the radC gene encoding RadC family protein, coding for MSTHHYPTQSITQSQLQVLEQAAEIVESIYLTGDVYTAPQKVKAFLQFKLTPYEQEVFGVMFLNNQHQLISFDIMFKGTVNAASVYPREVAKLALQLNASAIIATHNHPSGQSTPSQADIHITQRLKEALELIDVRMLDHIIIGKDTSSLAELGHM
- a CDS encoding AlpA family transcriptional regulator, whose amino-acid sequence is MQFIRLKEVITLTSLSRSSIYKFMNEDQFPKSVSLGDRAVAWIKEEVEEWIEMKIAQRQ